The DNA window TTTCTTACTGCATCGTCACGTACTGCAAACGGTGTAGGTACAATTAAAATTTGTACACGTATTGTTTCCAACCTGAAACGAAAGTACAATATGGTGCGTTTTGACGCAATGTAAGTGACCCAACAGATATTTGCATGCCGCTAcagatttgaatattttttggacCAAGTATGCTTATTCGTGAGCATAGATATTTGTCTAATAAACGGTGGATCGTGTCAATCTCGAATAAGTTTGACTGGTCGACGACAAGGGGACGAGTTTTTCAATACTCGTACTTCAAGTTGCAATATCTGATCACCAAATACAAATTGACAATTGTTTATCAATTACCAATGGACTGCAGGTGTCGTACTATTAATGCCAGCTATATGTAATTATACAACATTTGTCATTAATTCTTGATAACTCCTTCATACATTTCCGTATACCTTtatgtattgtaattattcTAGAAACAGGTATAAATATGAGTGCGTTACTAATCAATTTACTGTGCTTCACTGCTTTTCAACATATATTACAATCATTGTTATtgtcattaatattattacgagTCCATTGCAGAGGTAGCTTATACATATAGTGTGAGGATTCGGCAAAGCAGGCCAATCCCGCTAAGTCGCGTAGGGTTGACCTATGGCTTTATAAAATCCTCAGAGTATGTATGTAAATTTCTTGTATTTGGCGCGATACGCATAACAAGGGAAATGAATttgtggcaaaaaaaaaaaaagaaaaagattcgTTGTCCGAATTTTTAAGGAAAAAACGTAGCAAAATTTTGGAAGAGGTATTAGCTAATGAAGGAACAAGAATATTTCTAGAAATTTTCTATCTGAACTGTGAGAATATCTTTGCTGATAGGGCGCCAACGAAGCGAAAAATATGGGTTAAAATGATGGAGAATCTTTAATCGTGCTTAATAAGAGTTGTACGTTATATTTGATCATAGAATAGCGATGTGTTTGTCTGCATCATATTTGCCAGTGATATGACTACCTGTCGCATCCAAATGGTACATACATTAATGTAATACATGTCGCTTGTGTCAGCGGCACGCCTACGTACTACACACCTGCGTATGTACGATTACATGTATGATAAATGTGATAGAATATAAGCTGAACACTTGTAAGGCTAAGTAACCTTTTATTTACTTAACCTTGCAACCTCCTTTTCCAGTACCGTTTAAAGGGCCTCCACGCTACAACCCGAAACGCCGCTCTATGGCTTTTGGCGGTATGACGACAAGCTGTTCGGCTAGCAACCTGGGAACTCTTACCAGAGTACCGTCTACCGATCAGCAGCATGACGTGTCGGGTCCTCTCATTACGAGAACAATTTCCATTGAAGAGTATGCCGGAGTGACATTGACGAGGATGCAGCACGCGGAGACGCATagcggtataaaaaatatcgcggCTAGAACACCGTTCGCCGAAGAATTTACTGCAGGCACTTTGACCAGAATTCCCTCGATCGAACAATACAATTCTGGAGTTCGCACGCTGTCAAGAATCCCATCAGTCGAACACTACCCTCCTACGAAAATGAGCGAATTGCGCAAGAGCAGCCTAACCAGGTTACCGTCCATGGATCAAAGTGTCGGTGTGTCCAGAACAGAATTTGGAACCCTCCAAAGAATCCCGTCCGAACAACACTTGGGAGCCCTGGTCAGAATACAATCTGATCAGCCTAACCTTGGCACCCTGGCTAGAACCGAACAGTTGAACACGCTCGACCGGATACCGTCCGAATACCAGAATCCTAATAGCTTAAGAGATCCGAACACAAGGTAAGCATAAACTGTCTTTGCATTTGGTGCGAATAAGTATGATTGGACATGTTGTGTACACGTATCGTGAGAGAGCCAAATGGGTGGAAAGTAACTTCCAACTGCTGCATACTGTCGGGCTAAACCGAAACCATTGCAATGATGATATTAAGGATTCCCCTCTTTATGGGTAAAAAAGGTGTTATGATGTCGGCTCAAAAAATTGAGTAGACAAGTATAAATGTACACGATTTTCGGTTGTTAATGGgtaatagaaaaaatgtattttcctTACTTTCACATCCGACGTGTCAGACATCCTGAAAAATAACGTGATCACGGTAAATTTCTTTACCATCTCAAAAACTTCTCTCATTTTATGCAAATAATCAgccaaaattgaaattttgtatgaATGGTGTCGAGTGTAAAGAACAATTTTGCGAATTATCCATGTTGCAAAGACAATTTATGCCGATGTCAAATGCacacaaaaatttcaagattccCACCTTCGGAGCACTATCAAAACCTAAGAATTGAGGGCCTCTCAAGGTTACAAGAGCATAGGATCGAGTTACAGCATCGTCTGGACATTCATCGGACGATGGACCTTCCACCATCTCCATCCCCAAGTAACAGAAGTCTCGCCCCATTCAGCTCTGCTAGTTCTAGCCTGTCAGAGGGCAGCAATCAACCGTCCGGCGAAGACTCAGCCAGCATAGTTACAGGTACAagagtttttttaaattttttttttttttccaccgaaaGAATACAGCTAGGTGCCAAATTTAAACGTGCACGCCGTACTATGTGCACAATTGAGCGAGAGCGCACATACACTTATGATAAAAGTGTTACGATACGTGTTTACGCAAAATAATCGACAAGTTTTGCATACAAATGCCAGTCAATATCTAATCATGGTATGGTCGACTTTGACGTCGATTTTGAAATCATCACTGGCAACCAATCGCGATTTAGCTAAGTGTAGAAACGTATTTAGGAATGTAAAAACCGAAGTTCCTGTTCAACGGCAAAAATGATCTATCATTTTATTCTGACGTTGCGTTATAAAATAAGTGGAAAGTCTGTCGGAACGttctttttgttattattcgtTTGGTACTTTACCCATCACCAccaaaatcaattttacctATGCACACAGATGACTATATCATGCATGTTTGTTCAGTGTCTCTGAAAGGGATGttcatcttttttcaatcgctTATGGCACTAATCGTCCATTGGTATATGTACTCTCAAGAATATACTTGCGATCGCGCGGCGGTCAGATTTTTACAcgcataaatatatttatatataaaatggCACGTTTTTAATACCCTAGTGACAAATAGATGCAATCGTGTACGTATACCTAGATCAACTTGTTCCCATATGTGTATGTTTTCCATATGctttttgacgatttttttattcggaCTATGATGGCGAGCTGAAACTAAGTTTTAGTCGCAAactggttattttttttatcattaatttgaattttgcaatgAGAACAAGTTTTGTTAAGAAAAAGTTTCTTAGATTAGCATATATTTGTTTGACTGAGAATGAACCCAAAATGGGGAAAATCCGAGCTTGATAGTGCGCAGGCTTCCGTCGACATGGGAGGTCGAAATTTCGTATGCATTATATTTAATGATTTGGAATAACAGGTTTGATAACTatcacaatgaaaatttctccgAAATCAAATCAAAGACCATCCTAAGACATATATGTGCATATAGTGTATAatgttgaaatattgtaatatctTATTCCGTCTTTGTCTGGTttgcatgtatttttttaaattcatgtaCAACCATTGCTGAATCGCTATCATTCACCGGTTCGTTGTGGCAACGTTATATCTTAGCAACCTTTAACCACCGTATGTTTCTCCATGACTTGGTTTGCATTGGCCTGCAAAGCGTCGTTTAGTTTCAGGGAAATGTTTAAACACTAAAAATTGCTTTGGTACATTGTCAACGGGACTTGGTTTGTAGACAAATTTCATAGGAagcaaaaaaagttttttcggtaatttttcttaagaTCATTGAACTAGAtagattttcatttattgttaCCCAAGTCGGACACCTGGCATTTCGAAAAGGTAAAACTGTTTGAAAGTTTCACCTCAATGCATCTGtattctcaattatttcaGACAAAAGCTTGGGTGATACAGCATCCGACGTTATCAGCGATAGCTCTGGTGTCGGTACATCGCAATCAGACACAACAAACTCTCTTTCAATTCCTGGAACAACGGTCGTTTGTGTCGAAAGTTATAATACTGGTATTAACGGGCACCTCGCAATCAACCAAGGGGATATTCTGGAAGGTACATATCCAAAACATTCTATTACACAGGCTGTGACACACTTGTTACACCTTCACATATCACATCATATAATTGTTTGTATTGACCTGATCTATCCAAGTGGTGACGTTATTTTTGCTTTAGTCACAGGAGCCACGGATTGCGGGTTGCTGGAAGGAATTCTAAGGGGGCAAGGAACCGGTCTATTTCCAGCGCACTGCGTACAAGAAGTGAGGCTGAGACATACGAATATTCCATTGGGTCCGCAAGCTACCAGAGAAGGACGAAACAGGGTATTGGGACGTAGAGAATCGCAGCATAAATACTTTGCAACCGCTCCACGTTTGAAGAAACCGTAAGACGAAGAATCatatatcaattatttcacaTCTATTGTTAGTCGAACAACCCGGATTAAATTTATGCGTGTctgcgtgtgtgtgtaacaaatttatttccttCTCCAGAGTGACGACGGAACCTCGTACCGTCGTGCTACACAGATCCAGAAAGGGCTTTGGTTTTGTATTACGTGGAGCAAAAGCCACCTCACCACTAATGGAGTTAACTCCGTCGACCAGATATCCCGCTTTACAGTATCTCGATGATGTGGATCAGGGCGGTGTTGCAGATATTGCCGGACTGAAAAAAGGGGATTACTTGATCCAGGTAATGTACAATCGCTCAACAGCCTAGAGTATCCACTTTTGACGTGCTCTGCTTGTATTCCAGCAATTTCTCATTCAAGTACTGTGCCAAATCACAAATTCATACTCACTTTATAATATAAGAAACAGTAGCATACAATAAAGCATTCATAATATACTAAATATCATTGGATATATAGTTGACTTGAAGCTTTTTACACTGTAGATAAATGGCGAAGATGTGACAACAGCTTCGCACGAGCACGTTGTGGATCTGATAAGAAAATCTGGTGAACTTGTTCGTATGTGCGTTGTTTCGGCTGTTGTCGGACTTCCAAATTCTCAGTCTGCCGCAGCATTGCCCATTAGTCAGCCAATCCAAAGGCAATACGCGACACTGCCGAGGAAAGGAAACAATAATGTGGTCATTGGTGGCACTCTTGGTAGGTCACCGGCACCAATGCCGCCGAGAAGAGATCCTAAAACAACGTTAAGCGTCGGAAGGGCTAGAGCTCGATCCATGGTCGCTGGATTGGGTGAgtcatatttttcgatcgcCTGAGCGTGAccattgaaagaaatttaagaaagaaaatagcaCTTATAACTGTTTCTAACTCACCTCGTCAAATGGTCTCTATTTAAAGAGGGCGGCGGAGAAAAGGATGATGGAGATGAAATAGCTTCCACAGGTGCCAAGTCCAGTAGTGCAGAGTCGATACATTTGCCCCAACAACCATTGACAGGATCGAACACCGGGCAGAGTACGCCTGTCCAACCGAGAACGGCTAGCATTCGTTCAAGGCCAACGTCTAGTCGTATCACTGCTGCCGAACTTGAGGTAATAGATTAAATCGCAGAGTGAAAACTTTGATGTTGCATTGAAGTTACTAAAGAATgtgagatgaagaaaaaatgttcctACTGAAAGTGTACAACGACATATCAAGCCTGCCGATCGTAGATAGCCCAACACATACTTGTACCGCAAAAGCATGTCCGcttgtatattattatgtttaaCTCCATTTTATGTCCAAACAACAGTTCTTTGATCCATAAATGTGCAAGTAGAATGGCAGTTCATCGTCagtcaatgaaaaaaaaattccaagaaaCACTTACTTAAATTAACTGgataatatttaaaactagTACGACAGACTGGATCCTACTGAAGAAGTTGATGTGATCTCTGTTCTCGTCtcggagaaaaagaaaactgttcAGCTCGGGATCAAACTCACGTCCGTCGGAGTTCGGAGCATTTACTCTACCATCTGAGCCATCGCAGTTGTAACCGTTAAGATTCAGTCTTACAGTAATAAATCTCAACTGATTTCAGGGAACTTTAGATAAATtagaataatattaaaatatttacatgatgaaaataataccAATCATCAATGATATACATACGAGTAGTTGatttattacttattattttttataataataatatccaaaTTTATTCTAAGTTTCCTCAACGCAGTTGAGATTTATCATTGTAAAACTGAATCGTATCATATAAGTGCAGTGGCTGAAGTAGTAGAGTGACCATTTCGAACTTAGATAGACGTGGGTTCGATTCCGACACGAAGCTTTAATTTTCTTCGAAATGTGATAGTATCAAAAATTGTCCGATAAATCAGATATTAAATGATATACTTTATATCAAGTTGATAACTCATATAACAAATCGcagaataaaatacataataaattacactTGGTCAAGGTGGAGCTGATTTCTTTCATAACTGCATACGATTTCTCAGAACATTTATCACATGAACTTTTTCAGTAACAGGGCAGTGATTGTTTGCAAGCTTTGCACACAGGAATGTATCTAGATTTAAACTTTGCTTGTAGGAGTTGTTCCAGCGACAACAGGGTAGTGCTACTGGTCAGTATGGCTCGTCAATGATGAGCTCCCACTTTCAAACTGGAAACCATGCGACTAAATCTCACCCTTCATCACCGGCAAAATCTGGTCGTGTATACGCCAGTGTGGCAGACATGAAAAGGAAGGGAAAGGTACAGTAACCGTTGCCTGGATGTTTAGTagtatttttcatgttttcgtcattcttttttcctttcgctGAAAAATAGTCAGCATGTCTACCTAATTTACCCAGTATTAGAGTTGCATTAGATATATATGGGGCGactggtatttttttttatgcctaaATTCACTGCTCCTCTAATATTAACGCCTACCACACCATGTACAGGCATATAACTCATGAAAACTAACTTTGAGGGATTGTCTAGATATTCGTTGGGGGAGTAACAAGTATAATAAAAGCTTTGTATTCAAGGCCAATGCTAATTCAATGCGGATATTTATCAGCTGTGTAGACATTTGTTGGACTGCTGTTGTATTATCTGATTTATCTTTTAGACTTTACAATCCCGTGTTTATCTGACATGTAGCGTATATTCTGATCCGTAACTATTGACGCCATTACTGATCAATGAATTGCCAGTGCTTTGCGCTTCATGTAAATTATACTACATAGTCCAGAATAAGCAATGGCAAACTTATTTATATACAGCTAATGCATGTATGTGGATAAAGAATGCAATGTGCATGTTTGTTATAGTTTTCACGCAAACCACGAGCGTACAACAGACCACAATCCTGGCACGGGCGAGATGACGAGGACTTCTTGTATTActgattgaaaaacaatttatttataatgcATCTGATACTTGCATGATTCCAGGTGAATTGCGTTTACTAACCAAATTATCCGGCTTGATATTCGTTTCTTATTATTCATACTGGTTTgtaaagaaatactcgagaTCTTTATCGTGTTATTCGTGGTACTGGTACTAATCAGATTGttggtataaaaatgtatgaGTACGATTAATTAAGggagtataattttttcttcatttcacaTGCCCAATCTATATCAGTCATGAAAAGTTGAACTTTTTCTGCAATAGTTGTTTCACGAGTTACATATTTCAGTTGGATACGTACAGCCTCAGCAAAAAACTAAAATGTTTGCAATTGATGTTTTTAACAACCACAAATTGCATACCGCTGGGCAGTTAGTGTTACATTATTTGCTCGGTCCAtatgaatatgaataaattaattgttaacACACAATTTTACAgctacgatttttttatatcttgtGTAGGAACATAAGTCTACCTGTTGGAACAATTGGCAGTGCGATTGCTAATAATATGCTAGTACACTATAAGTAACAAAGAACAAAGTAATCGTTTCTGGACGTTACTAAATCAAGATTCTTtctgtacatattttttttataacaaccATTATGTCCTGTGATTAAGTAATAAGTGAAATGATTACTTTATTTGCCAAACTATACACAGTTCGAATAAATGATTAGACTTTCTCTACTTGCAGTCGAACTCGAAGGTACGGTTCTTTGGTGGATTGGGAGGTGGTTCCGATCTTCACAGGGATTTCCATAGCACTCCGGATTTGAACATACAAGCGCATTCTTATATTATCGTCCCAAAAGGTCATCGTAGTCAAGAGGATGTGAATGTGCTCGCCAGCAGAAATGCTCTACCTCCACCAAATCATCCTCCCCCGCCTCCACCTGTTGGTCAGGTTGTCAAAGTGAACGTTGGCACTAGTGCGTCCGATGTGGTAACACCGGCTGCATCGGTTTACGATAACATAGCGCATATCCAACAAGTCAAAGGTttgtcttaattttatttattattatttaattaatttacgaGGGTAACTTGAGTAACTGCTGGAGTAAATGAATCTTTGTTCTTCCTGTTTACATTCTATCTATCTAAATAGCAATGgtgctggaaaaaaaattcttccgtAGTGATACCAATTCTGTCCGTTTTCAGAATTGGCTGCAGCAACACCAGAATCTGTGTATGGCATCATGTCCAGCTTTCGTCCAACCAATAGTGCCAAGTTGTACGCGTCGCCTGAAGACACAAAGACAGTAGGCTACCGCTCTCGCAGCTTGCCGGCGCACTCGGCAAGGCCGCACGTCAGGAAGTCTCACAGTCTCAGAACTCCGAACAATTCAACATTCAAACCACCTGGCCAGAGTAACAACCAGTTGACTAAGAATCAGTACGCCCAGCCGTTGAAAACAAATAGAAGTAACAATACCGCAGGTCCTAGAGACAGGAAAAAGAAAGGTGGCATGACAACAAGTTCGTCCGCAACGAATTTAGCAGCACCGCCTATACCCGAGCCAGATTACAGCCTCTCAGAATCGGAAAATGATGAAACCGACGGTGAATCAGACATTGCCAAGGCGTTGGAAAAAGCGGCAGCGAgggaaaaaatagaatctgCCAAAGAAACGTCGGGGAACTCGAACGACTCTGGCAGCTCTTCCGGAAGCAGTTCGATTCCACATTCGTTCAGCGttgatgaaattcaaaaggTCAGGACGCAGCTTAAGTCATCTAAGAGCTATCCTAATGACTTTTTGTTGCAACAGACCCAACAGCTGATGGAAGACGGTGACAACAGCTCTAGCGGTGTGAGCTCTGATCAAGACGTGCCGGTCGGACCGCCGACAGGGTTTGACGACTCCCGGAACGAGAACAATACCCACCCCATGCCAGCGGATAAAGAAAGTAACCCAAAGAGAATGAGCTACAGCAGCGGGATGCTGACCAGGCATGCCGTCAGCCTGGCTCAGCTACCCCCGCCGATAGAAGCCGAAGCCGACGAACAGAACAACGATTTATTTGTCCCACCTCCACCGGAATTTAATGCAGGGCCATCGTCAGGCAGTAGCGACGAGCCGGTGTTTGCACCACCGCCTCAGTTTTGCGACAACAGGCAGCAAAAccgtgtaaaaataatcggaGCTATCCCTAAAGTTGGAAATAATCAAGTAAAACCGCCCAGTGGAAGATTGCACAGTCAGTGAACGGCTTGTTGGTGTTATGACTGCAGAACTGCTGTGCGCGTGTGAATGctgtatacgtacgtacatacataaatacacgGAACGCGCAGAACTTGATgtgcatatacgtatgtgaTGCCTGTATACATTGGTCTTGATGGACAAACTTATATTCATATTGTCCTTGTACggcacatatatatacattgtaGTTGTTTTCTTTACTACAGACACCGCTCAAGAGCCTAATAAAACTGCACAATCACAAAGtcataaaaaatgtttgtagtttttaataatataagcAAATGCATAATTATTACCATCAACAAAGCATGAGCTTATCGCGAATTCTCGCCGATACATTCTTGTACTGCAATACTCGACTTGTTAAATAGTAGTCTTTATTCCTTCCATGCATAAATCTGTTCCTAAGAATTATTTCATTGTAAAGTAAACTATCATAGTCTGACAAAACTATTAGTAAATGTGGGAAACTATTTATTCCCGgctgaaaattgatatttgatTGTGTTTCAAGTTCTCATATCTTctgttgaattttcgaaacaaaataTCTCTGCTCATACTTAACTACTATCATTGTCATAGAGTTTCACATTCATAGACTAATAACTGCCCAGATAAGCAGTTCAACAATCGATGGTTCTTGGGTACAGTATCCTGTTTcattgtatattttaatatacatatattgatAATGAAGAATATTGGAATGCACACAGTTGTATGTTTGTCACTAGTAATAACTATAAATAAGTATTGCTTTAAACGTGAGTTATTTCTACAAACGACGTCCATGATGCTTCATCTCTCtgttgtaaattatttttttcccatgtGCGTATCAATCCAActttataataattcattgtacATGTTCAAATAGAGTCAAATCAGGGTCGATAAATATTCATGcgcaagcaaaaaaaaaaaaacaagaaaacaatGTATAGGTATGCAAGTGTGTAAGTACGCATCTTACGTAGATACATGATTGCGAGGAAGAATTATGGTGATACGTACCATGTATACCTTACAATCAAGCCTACATAAATATTGTACTATAATTGAGTAGAGAAAAGTTTATCGAACTGTACTTCGTAATACTTTGCATACGGTTTTTGTTAACCTCGTTAATAGTTATTTATACAGCTATTTCCAGTTATTGCATCACAacaatagaaatttcatttgttagaATTCTCTTTTAGTGTATATTTGTGTGTAATGTATAGTACATGCCTACACCATAGCAACTTTATAAAGAGGCAAATTAGATTTGCGACATGTGCATACAGAAGTTCGATCCAAGGGAATTGGTTTGACATATTTGATTCCTCTGACGAGACTCAcgtatcgaaaaatataagtatgtttgaaaatttattgatctTACCAAAACTGCAAGTTTTTATGAATcctgaaaacgaaaatgattGTTTGTAATAATCGAGAAAATTGGCATATATTTGATCCAATGGGGTCAATGtcacaagaaaaattaattaagtaGGGTAGGGGAAGGGTCAAGGGTGAGTAGATTTGGCACAGAATTCCAGGTGTTTGTtatgtacctatatataaGTATAGCTGGCGTTCCCTGTGGAATGCCAAATCATCCGCTGTTCACCATTCGAAGAATAGTTGTAGTAATGACATGCCATATTAGTGAAAAGagtattataaaaaatatatataatatagtatataATTTAACATAATATAGTATGATATGATATACCATATATATCGGGTACAGCCACTGCAATTATGATTCCAGCATTGACACTTCCTTAATAATATTAGTACTCATTGAAGCTGGAGTGAAACTGAAGTAGTGTACTATATTATAAAGTGACTGATCGCAACTACGATATATAGATAAATGCCATTTTGGATGAAACTGCAATTATACCTAGTATGAATAACATTTGTATTATGTAATACGGACGTGATTTTCGCTacacttttttcacttcaatgaAACCTACACAGTCTCAAAGTCATATACCttctgtaaaagaaaaatggataTCCAAGAGATAATTATAGATATAAGTATCTAAAATGCAAATATCGGTATGTATAAAGCATAATGCATCTACGCATCTATCAAAGAACTCTGCGCATCCATAATGATAGTTCATTCAAGTCTCTCTGCGGTTCATCCTCTTGTTTCGCACGATCTAATTTGTCCATCGACCCACGCAGTTTCAATTTATGACTTGATTTTAGCCAGAAACAAGTGTTATTGTCAAAAGCAAGTCGTGTAAGTGGTATATAGTCGAACAACTTACCACaattacatatataatatactatgcatacatacatacatacatacatacatatataaatacatacatcgTGTGACTTGCGAAGTAATCGCCGAGTTTACTCATACATGCGTCCTTTAAACATAACTAAACCTCGTATCTGGTCTTTCA is part of the Neodiprion virginianus isolate iyNeoVirg1 chromosome 5, iyNeoVirg1.1, whole genome shotgun sequence genome and encodes:
- the LOC124305543 gene encoding SH3 and multiple ankyrin repeat domains protein 1-like isoform X2, whose amino-acid sequence is MDGGLKQSSASFTAGHELGSETTGSAEEGILLARVHVPELNVSKCLQFPKDQLVWDVKQQCLASLPKVATWYRELKESFNYGLFCPPVNGKAGKFLDEERRLGDYPFNGPVGYLELKYKRRVYKMLHLDEKQLKAMHTRANLRRLLDYVANSQVEKIAKMCSKGLDPNFHCQESGETPLTLAATLKKPSKVIIALVNGGALLDYRTKEGLTAMHRAVERNSLDAVKTLLELGASPNYKDTKGLTPLYYSVTYKTDPMLCETLLHDHATIGAQDLQGWQEVHQACRNNLVQHLDHLLFYGADMNTRNASGNTPLHVCAVNNTDSSCIRQLLFRGAQKDSLNYANQTPYQVAVIAGNMDLAEVIKNYQAEEVVPFKGPPRYNPKRRSMAFGGMTTSCSASNLGTLTRVPSTDQQHDVSGPLITRTISIEEYAGVTLTRMQHAETHSGIKNIAARTPFAEEFTAGTLTRIPSIEQYNSGVRTLSRIPSVEHYPPTKMSELRKSSLTRLPSMDQSVGVSRTEFGTLQRIPSEQHLGALVRIQSDQPNLGTLARTEQLNTLDRIPSEYQNPNSLRDPNTRFPPSEHYQNLRIEGLSRLQEHRIELQHRLDIHRTMDLPPSPSPSNRSLAPFSSASSSLSEGSNQPSGEDSASIVTDKSLGDTASDVISDSSGVGTSQSDTTNSLSIPGTTVVCVESYNTGINGHLAINQGDILEVTGATDCGLLEGILRGQGTGLFPAHCVQEVRLRHTNIPLGPQATREGRNRVLGRRESQHKYFATAPRLKKPVTTEPRTVVLHRSRKGFGFVLRGAKATSPLMELTPSTRYPALQYLDDVDQGGVADIAGLKKGDYLIQINGEDVTTASHEHVVDLIRKSGELVRMCVVSAVVGLPNSQSAAALPISQPIQRQYATLPRKGNNNVVIGGTLGRSPAPMPPRRDPKTTLSVGRARARSMVAGLEGGGEKDDGDEIASTGAKSSSAESIHLPQQPLTGSNTGQSTPVQPRTASIRSRPTSSRITAAELEELFQRQQGSATGQYGSSMMSSHFQTGNHATKSHPSSPAKSGRVYASVADMKRKGKSNSKVRFFGGLGGGSDLHRDFHSTPDLNIQAHSYIIVPKGHRSQEDVNVLASRNALPPPNHPPPPPPVGQVVKVNVGTSASDVVTPAASVYDNIAHIQQVKELAAATPESVYGIMSSFRPTNSAKLYASPEDTKTVGYRSRSLPAHSARPHVRKSHSLRTPNNSTFKPPGQSNNQLTKNQYAQPLKTNRSNNTAGPRDRKKKGGMTTSSSATNLAAPPIPEPDYSLSESENDETDGESDIAKALEKAAAREKIESAKETSGNSNDSGSSSGSSSIPHSFSVDEIQKVRTQLKSSKSYPNDFLLQQTQQLMEDGDNSSSGVSSDQDVPVGPPTGFDDSRNENNTHPMPADKESNPKRMSYSSGMLTRHAVSLAQLPPPIEAEADEQNNDLFVPPPPEFNAGPSSGSSDEPVFAPPPQFCDNRQQNRVKIIGAIPKVGNNQVKPPSGRLHSQ
- the LOC124305543 gene encoding SH3 and multiple ankyrin repeat domains protein 1-like isoform X6, with the translated sequence MLAFGTQEVATWYRELKESFNYGLFCPPVNGKAGKFLDEERRLGDYPFNGPVGYLELKYKRRVYKMLHLDEKQLKAMHTRANLRRLLDYVANSQVEKIAKMCSKGLDPNFHCQESGETPLTLAATLKKPSKVIIALVNGGALLDYRTKEGLTAMHRAVERNSLDAVKTLLELGASPNYKDTKGLTPLYYSVTYKTDPMLCETLLHDHATIGAQDLQGWQEVHQACRNNLVQHLDHLLFYGADMNTRNASGNTPLHVCAVNNTDSSCIRQLLFRGAQKDSLNYANQTPYQVAVIAGNMDLAEVIKNYQAEEVVPFKGPPRYNPKRRSMAFGGMTTSCSASNLGTLTRVPSTDQQHDVSGPLITRTISIEEYAGVTLTRMQHAETHSGIKNIAARTPFAEEFTAGTLTRIPSIEQYNSGVRTLSRIPSVEHYPPTKMSELRKSSLTRLPSMDQSVGVSRTEFGTLQRIPSEQHLGALVRIQSDQPNLGTLARTEQLNTLDRIPSEYQNPNSLRDPNTRFPPSEHYQNLRIEGLSRLQEHRIELQHRLDIHRTMDLPPSPSPSNRSLAPFSSASSSLSEGSNQPSGEDSASIVTDKSLGDTASDVISDSSGVGTSQSDTTNSLSIPGTTVVCVESYNTGINGHLAINQGDILEVTGATDCGLLEGILRGQGTGLFPAHCVQEVRLRHTNIPLGPQATREGRNRVLGRRESQHKYFATAPRLKKPVTTEPRTVVLHRSRKGFGFVLRGAKATSPLMELTPSTRYPALQYLDDVDQGGVADIAGLKKGDYLIQINGEDVTTASHEHVVDLIRKSGELVRMCVVSAVVGLPNSQSAAALPISQPIQRQYATLPRKGNNNVVIGGTLGRSPAPMPPRRDPKTTLSVGRARARSMVAGLEGGGEKDDGDEIASTGAKSSSAESIHLPQQPLTGSNTGQSTPVQPRTASIRSRPTSSRITAAELEELFQRQQGSATGQYGSSMMSSHFQTGNHATKSHPSSPAKSGRVYASVADMKRKGKSNSKVRFFGGLGGGSDLHRDFHSTPDLNIQAHSYIIVPKGHRSQEDVNVLASRNALPPPNHPPPPPPVGQVVKVNVGTSASDVVTPAASVYDNIAHIQQVKELAAATPESVYGIMSSFRPTNSAKLYASPEDTKTVGYRSRSLPAHSARPHVRKSHSLRTPNNSTFKPPGQSNNQLTKNQYAQPLKTNRSNNTAGPRDRKKKGGMTTSSSATNLAAPPIPEPDYSLSESENDETDGESDIAKALEKAAAREKIESAKETSGNSNDSGSSSGSSSIPHSFSVDEIQKVRTQLKSSKSYPNDFLLQQTQQLMEDGDNSSSGVSSDQDVPVGPPTGFDDSRNENNTHPMPADKESNPKRMSYSSGMLTRHAVSLAQLPPPIEAEADEQNNDLFVPPPPEFNAGPSSGSSDEPVFAPPPQFCDNRQQNRVKIIGAIPKVGNNQVKPPSGRLHSQ